The following proteins come from a genomic window of Plasmodium vivax chromosome 3, whole genome shotgun sequence:
- a CDS encoding hypothetical protein, conserved (encoded by transcript PVX_000810A; Apicoplast targeted protein. Curated by Stuart Ralph, Walter and Eliza Hall Institute of Medical Research, Australia.): protein MKPRNINSLLAIWCILFSICEYGYVGSLRIGLRRNYSQGDSSDRLGGSDVDVRRSGELMDLGKNANILCNNISCNSKKEASFLSQKKQLEDDDDDELAALYNDDDDDASTTTGGGSETSDDDELELPDQDEGADEGEAEDQLATQEDSDNSGTDQGLKKKVNLSRHEKLIEDKKQQTENTFKKYRFGDEEEESEEKSPGKSKSLDPSSLDDDDGEGDDDDDGDEREKKQSNTRKAMKKDLDVFPGLYFAGIGYDSLFGNPLGEADSLTDPGYRGQIILMNWELSNKGVANDLATLQPLNGWIRKENACSRAESIKECSSVSDYTKNLTAEASVSGSYMGFGAFSASTGYKKFLQEASKRTSKTYLVKSNCVKYTVGLPPYVRWEQTTAFKNAVNGLPPHFTGLEADSECASDVYEQKKTSEECETVHAWIRFFKTYGTHVIMEAQLGGKITKIIRVENSSVNQMKKDGVSVKAQIKAQFGFASVGGSTNVSSDHSSKKNEDNYEMSEQLVVIGGNPIKDVTKEENLYEWSKTVSTNPMPINIKLLPISTIFDSDDLKNSYEKALIYYTRLYGFSPHDTMQKDEKDIVKILTASTTVTKTGPPPISAECPHNMVVLFGFVVKQNFWDHTNKLQSYEMEICESGASSCTSKQGNTNKYDVSYTYIECGPQALPFTEQVVSVSGTTYNSVKCPNDYSVLFGFGMATSSGRHQSALYSYFTPCRPGLKSCSLNMNEHDDKSYIYLVCVDATIWTGLNALSMIAKDDLHSAVNRYQQFNDGELVVTCPSEGTILTGFYGETHTSSPYVTVPFGKCAKSLKACSVHGSGQAIGIHNYRTLFTVALCKNN, encoded by the exons atgaagccaaGAAATATAAACAGCTTGTTAGCCATTTGGTGCATCCTATTTTCCATCTGCGAGTACGGCTATGTAGGGAGCCTCCGCATCGGGCTCCGAAGAAACTACAGTCAGGGTGACAGTTCTGATCGGCTTGGGGGAAGCGACGTGGACGTTAGAAGAAGTGGAGAGCTAATGGacttgggaaaaaatgcaaacattTTATGCAACAATATTTCTTGCaatagcaaaaaggaggcttCATTTCTCAGTCAGAAGAAGCAACTTGAAgatgatgacgatgacgAGTTGGCGGCCCTGTACaacgacgacgatgatgatgcgTCTACCACTACGGGAG GCGGCTCTGAGACGAGTGACGACGACGAGCTGGAGCTTCCCGACCAAGACGAGGGGGCAGACGAAGGGGAGGCCGAGGACCAACTAGCCACCCAGGAGGACTCCGATAATagcg GGACAGACCAAGGGCTCAAAAAGAAGGTCAATCTGAGCAGACACGAAAAACTCATAGAAGATAAGAAACAGCAGACGGAGAACACCTTTAAGAAGTACCGCTTCGgcgatgaggaagaagagtcCGAAGAAAAATCCCCAGGAAAAAGCAAATCGCTCGACCCGAGCTCCCtagatgatgatgatggcgaaggtgacgatgatgatgatggtgatgaGAGAGAGAAGAAGCAATCGAACACGAGGAAAGCAATGAAGAAGGATTTGGACGTGTTTCCGGGCTTATACTTTGCAGGCATAGGGTATGACTCTCTCTTTGGAAACCCcctgggggaggcggacTCTCTGACGGACCCCGGCTATAGGGGGCAGATTATTCTGATGAACTGGGAGCTCAGCAACAAAGGAGTTGCGAACGACTTGGCTACTTTGCAACCCTTGAATGGGTGGATTCGAAAGGAAAACGCCTGCAGTAGAGCAGAATCG ATCAAAGAGTGCAGCAGCGTCTCGGACTACACCAAAAACCTGACGGCGGAGGCGAGCGTGTCGGGCAGCTACATGGGCTTCGGGGCCTTCTCGGCGTCCACAGGGTATAAGAAGTTCCTCCAGGAGGCGTCCAAGCGGACCAGCAAGACGTACCTGGTCAAGTCCAACTGCGTGAAGTACACGGTTGGCTTGCCTCCCTACGTGCGGTG GGAACAAACGACGGCCTTCAAAAACGCAGTGAACGGACTCCCGCCCCACTTCACGGGCCTCGAAGCAGACAGCGAGTGCGCGTCGGATGTCTACGAGCAGAAGAAGACGTCCGAGGAGTGCGAGACGGTGCACGCGTGGATTAGGTTCTTCAAGACGTACGGCACGCATGTCATTATGGAGGCGCAGCTGG gtggCAAAATCACAAAAATCATCCGCGTGGAAAACTCCTCGGTGaaccaaatgaagaaggaCGGAGTCAGCGTGAAGGCGCAGATAAAGGCGCAGTTCGGCTTTGCCAGCGTAGGAGGGTCCACAAACGTCAGCTCCGACCATTCctcgaaaaaaaacgaagacaATTACGAAATGAGCGAACAGCTAGTTGTCATCGGAGGGAACCCAATCAAGGATGTTacgaaggaagaaaatttatatgaGTGGTCCAAAACAGTGTCCACCAACCCAATGCCAATAAACATAAAGCTGCTTCCAATTTCCACCATTTTTGACTCGGACGATTTGAAGAACTCCTATGAGAAGGCCCTCATTTACTACACCAGGCTGTatggcttctccccccacgACACGATGCAGAAGGACGAGAAGGACATCGTTAAGATT CTGACCGCTTCCACGACGGTCACCAAAACCGGCCCACCCCCCATAAGCGCGGAGTGCCCACACAACATGGTGGTCCTATTCGGCTTCGTCGTCAAGCAGAACTTCTGGGACCACACCAACAAACTGCAGTCGTACGAAATGGAGATCTGCGAATCCGGCGCGAGTAGCTGCACGTCCAAACAGGGAaacacaaataaatatgatgTGTCCTACACCTACATCGAATGTGGCCCCCAGGCTTTGCCCTTCACCGAGCAGGTGGTCAGCGTAAGTGGCACCACCTACAACTCAGTGAAGTGCCCTAACGATTATTCCGTTCTGTTTGGATTCGGAATGGCCACTTCTTCTGGCAGGCACCAATCGGCTCTCTACTCGTATTTCACGCCCTGCCGACCAG GCCTGAAAAGCTGCTCCCTAAACATGAACGAACATGATGACAAGAGCTACATATACCTGGTCTGTGTAGACGCCACCATATGGACGGGCCTAAACGCCCTCTCGATGATCGCCAAGGATGATTTACACTCCGCTGTTAACAGGTACCAGCAATTTAATGATGGCGAATTAGTCGTTACATGCCCTTCGGAAGGAACCATATTGACTGGATTCTATGGTGAGACGCACACCTCCAGTCCCTATGTGACTGTGCCCTTTGGCAAATGCGCCAAGAGTTTAAAGGCCTGCTCAGTGCATGGGTCCGGCCAGGCAATCGGCATTCACAACTACAGAACGTTGTTCACCGTGGCGCTGTGCAAGAATAACTAG